A single genomic interval of Xyrauchen texanus isolate HMW12.3.18 chromosome 8, RBS_HiC_50CHRs, whole genome shotgun sequence harbors:
- the LOC127648017 gene encoding WD repeat domain phosphoinositide-interacting protein 2 translates to MNLASQSGEAGCSQLLFANFNQDNTSLAVGTKSGYKFFSLSSVDKLEHIYECTDTEDVCIVERLFSSSLVAIVSLKAPRKLKVCHFKKGTEICNYSYSNTILAVKLNRQRLIVCLEESLYIHNIRDMKVLHTIRETPPNPSGLCSLSICNDNCYLAYPGSATIGEVQVFDTVNLRAANMIPAHDSPLAALAFDASGTKLATASEKGTVIRVFSIPEGQKLFEFRRGVKRCVSICSLAFSMEGLYLSASSNTETVHIFKLETQREKPQEEPTTWTGYFGKVLMASTTYLPAHVTEMFTQGRAFATVRLPFSGHKNICALAIIQKIPRLLVAAADGYLYLYNLDPQEGGECTLMKQHKLDGSAEPANEILEQTSHDRPLVAQTYSAAVAKGYSEDQGAVGGAGVEDDMNTLHLDEENEQPPLILETD, encoded by the exons ATGAACCTGGCCAGTCAGAGCGGAGAGGCCGGCTGCAGCCAGCTGCTCTTCGCCAACTTTAATCAGGATAACAC ATCCTTAGCTGTTGGCACCAAGTCTGGGTACAAGTTTTTCTCCTTGTCATCTGTCGACAAATTGGAACATATATATGAATGTA CTGACACTGAAGATGTGTGCATTGTGGAGAGACTGTTCTCCAGCAGCCTTGTCGCTATTGTCAGCCTTAAGGCACCTAGGAAACTGAAAGTCTGTCATTTCAAGAAAGGGACTGAGATATGCAACTACAGTTACTCAAACACTATACTGGCTGTGAAACTAAACAGACAG AGACTGATAGTGTGTTTAGAGGAGTCACTCTATATCCACAACATTAGGGATATGAAAGTACTACATACCATTCGAGAGACCCCTCCAAATCCTTCAG GACTGTGTTCCCTGTCAATATGTAATGATAACTGCTACTTGGCCTATCCGGGAAGTGCAACAATTGGGGAAGTACAAGTTTTTGACACGGTCAACCTG AGGGCAGCAAACATGATCCCTGCCCATGATAGCCCACTAGCAGCACTGGCATTTGATGCAAGCGGCACTAAATTGGCCACAGCCTCTGAGAAG GGCACCGTAATCAGAGTGTTCTCCATTCCAGAGGGCCAAAAGCTGTTTGAGTTTAGGAGGGGAGTAAAGAG ATGTGTAAGCATCTGCTCTCTCGCATTCAGTATGGAGGGACTCTATCTATCTGCCTCAAGCAACACGGAGACGGTTCATATTTTTAAGTTGGAGACGCAGCGAGAGAA GCCTCAAGAGGAACCCACTACTTGGACGGGATACTTTGGGAAAGTATTGATGGCCTCCACAACATATCTGCCTGCACATGTGACAGAGATGTTCACTCAAGGAAGGGCATTCGCTACAGTCAGATTGCCCTTTTCAGGTCACAAGAACATCTGCGCTTTGGCCAT AATCCAAAAGATCCCACGCCTTCTGGTGGCTGCAGCGGATGGTTATCTTTATCTGTACAATCTGGACCCACAGGAAGGAGGAGAGTGCACACTAATGAAACAACATAA GTTAGATGGAAGTGCAGAGCCAGCAAATGAAATTCTTGAACAGACATCACATGACCGACCACTTGTGGCACAGACCTACAGTGCTGCTGTTGCCAAGG GTTACAGTGAGGATCAGGGGGCTGTAGGGGGTGCTGGAGTGGAGGATGACATGAACACACTGCACCTGGACGAAGAGAATGAGCAGCCTCCCTTAATCCTGGAAACAGACTGA